CTATTCTCTGATTGAGCAACAGCCTGCTTTGACCATGAGAGGAAGTGGGGATGGGCAGTTACTCTTGGGCCGGAGTCTTGTTAAAGTTATTTGTTTAACAGAGCGTCGCCTGTAAATACAGGTAGTTGTTTAAGTATTGTGCCGGAGTTTCGTGGCAGAAGacattttttccctttcctgACGTGGGTTTGGATAAACAGAGGCGATGCAGGTGTCTGCTACTGATgcagagttgtgtgtgtttacaataTCAACACATCGTGTAATAGTCACTCATTTTTTCCAGGACCTTTCCGGTAACTTTTAAAAGTTACCACATCCTGTACTCAATGACAAACTCTAGTATCTGTTcaagaacaaaagaagaagaaataagtgCGTAAAGGTCACTGTTTTGtcttaacatttatatttcccAATTCTTCTTCCAAACATCAGCACTTTGTGTTCTGTGTCTATTTCTTGACAAACTGTACTGCGACCTCTTCACCTCTTTCTCCATGACTCAGTCTGCGGGTCTTCCTTCCAGATAGTCTCTGTTATAAGATGTCCTGGTTTCCTAGTAACCACAATGTCGAGATGTTCTCCACTTTTACAATTTCTTCTGCTGAAATTCTAGTTCTTCCGCCTTGTGTGAGTGCGTCATTGTGTTCGGCCTTTTTGTCTTGTCTTCAGCTGCACAGAGACAGAACAGTGATCGCTCCGCCGGTCACAGCTAGAAAACCAGTTGGGGAGAACAAGGCCAGTGTTTTAATACTGTTCTCCATCTTGTTTGATGTGAGTGAAAAGAAGCGCACTAGAAACCATTTCCCCCACTCGTTCTCCACCCGGGGCCTGTTCTGGTTCCATTGCTTGTCATTGTAGgagtgtttgatttgttttggaaATCTCTATCTGGGAGGCCTCTCTTCAAATTTGCTACtcgaaaaatatttttaaaacaagtttTGCTATAATCACTGATAAAATCATTTTGTCCTCATTTTATctaactgtatttatttttctatgaaTGGATATTCTGTTTAGGTCCAATCCTCCTGTACTATACTCATGATATGTAGACGTTTTTTGGGCTGCTTAGTCAGGTCATTCCATTACTTGGCATTCTTTAAGACGTGGCTCCCAGTTCATCACAATGGTTCAGTATGTTCACATTAAAGGGACatttaatgttcattttctgCTGTTGTAGAGACCTGGTCTGTCCAAACAAAAGTTGTCAGATGACCTGAAAAGCCATAATCACATATAGTACTTTTAAAGTTAGACCAAATTGTGTTGGTAAGTCATCCTTGTCatacttgtctgttacttgttcgttagtgcactttatgcttaatatttttctttttaacttttttatatttaaaatttttaactttattcccttgttttatactaacccatagccttattctactaacccattgcattagcatttcattttactttattttattacttgtgcactgttgtcttgtctgtctactgtcgcgcactaaccgccaagacaaattccttgtatgtttagcatattttggcaaataaatgtttcctgattcctgatcctgattcctcgAGTCCACAGATAATGTTCAAATTCGGAGCAATCTTGACTGAAACTTGATCACATTCACCTAAACCctcaatgggatttttttttttttaggttttgtgATTATACTTTCTTCCCAGATACATTTTGAATCTGTAACAAATACAACGTAAATTAGTATTAATTAATTCCTGTGTCCATTTTGTGACAAACTGTACTGCGACCTCTTTCTCCATGACTCAGTCTGCGGCTCTGGTCGGTTGCAACAGTCTCTGTTATAAGATGTCCTGGTTTCCTAGTAACCACAACGTCGAGGTGTTCTCCACTTTTACAATTTCTTCCGCTGTCTCTATAATTCTTCCGCCTTGTGTGAGTGCGTCATTGTGTTCGTCCttttttgtcttgtctccagCTGCACAGAGACGCAGCTTGTGGCATGAGGTGATCGCCCCGCCGGTCCAGCCAAGTCTTTCCCCACCTGTGGACATGGGATTGTGCGACAGCGTGAGGGGTCATAGGTCGCGGGGCGGCGCTGCTGCGCTCGTGGCCGCCGCAGGGGTATTGCTGCTGCGGCTCAGCCTGGCCCAGTCCGTCCCGCCGCCGACCGCCTGTCCCGCGGCCGCGGCCCCCGGGGGCCTCACCCAGCCCGAGTACCAGAAGACGGCAAAGGAGGACGGCAGTGTGGGCTTCATGGCATCTCTGGTCCAGTCCTTCCTCCGCACGGTGCAGCCTAATCCATTTCCTGAAGGTCAGTGGCATCAGCGTTAGTCACCGGGCTCCTCATCGTGCTCTGACGCGCTTGGGACCCGGTCTACTTACTCATCGCATGGCGTTATTGCCTAATACGGGCTTTAGACAACAGAGCAAACACTTCTTTGACCTTGCATTGAAATCCTTTTACATTCACAGTTTCTCTGGAAAGGTAACGCGTCAGGTGTTTAACCTTCCAACCTTCTCTAAAGATAATAATGGCAATACTGAAAGATGACCAGATTGGTTAATCAGTAAGTCAATggaaaacttttttcatttattttggtcaATCTTTAACATCTGTGTGCTGCTTGTGTGCTTTTAGGCCGCTGTTTCCTCTTAACGAACGCTGTGCTCCACCCTGTTTACTTTTTCTGTTCCTGTGATGTGCTCTATTGCTTCAATAAACCTTTTCTATATCTTCCTGCTTgctattgattaaaaaaagggggaaacaaCGGACACAATGAGTAATGTTTGCCAAGTTCAAAGTCATTGTTCTCGGTGATCATTAGGTGGACATTACTATTTTGAGGGGAATGAAACCTTTAGCCACTTGAGGCCCAATGATACTTCTGTTCTGCTTCACAACTTCATGTGAAGCGGTATGAGTCAAGAGTTGTTCAAACACACTGTCTCTGTGACACGGCAAAGAATCTTGATGGCTTATTGTTAATTGTGGGCTTCTGCTTCACAAGCCCGATGGCCTGTTGTTGTATGGCTCTGCGGCGTTCTCCCCGCAAGCAAGTCAAACACAGCGCTTGATGTTAAGATAAAAATTGAAGTAAAGCattttaaactaaaacaaaagcaacaaaaagagCTATGCAAAGCGTCAAGgtttaaattcaaatttcaaAGGCCTTCAAAGCCCGACAGTCTGGCGTGACGCGAACGGATGCATATACCGTGTGTGAAGAGCGCCGGAACAACATATCTCTTCTCAATTACCTGCGCCATTACTTTATGATTTAAATGTAGGTCCATAAACTACAGCCTTTGTTATAAGAAGCCCTGTTATAAGACGCCCTGGTCTCCTAGTAAACACAGCATGGAGGTGTCAGTTGTCCACTTTTACATTGCAAGGGATTAAAATGTTTGTACAGAGAACAGGACACATTGTGCACCTGGCCGGGCTTTTGTTCATGGCTTTTGTTCATGGATAACTTAGAATAATAATTAGCCGACCCTGtggtttctgtttttcaaaaacacaaaatcagtAAAGCCTTTTGTTCTCTCTGTTCTTTTTAGATCTGATCCTGGAAATAGCCAATAATTTAAAAAGGCAGTTAAATCAAGAATTCACCAAAGAAGTAAGTGAATGTACACGTATTCACAAATATCTTTCATGTGGTGGGAAAGCGGGTTGGGGGCAGACGCACTGTCCTCAGAGCCCCTCCAGCTGATAATTGAGCCGATAATCTGAGAAAATCAAACGTCAAAGCAGCCGCGTGTGTCTCTATCCCAGTCGACTTCCTGGTGATACCTCTCAGTGTTTGACGTAACACCAGCCCGCTGAGACCAGCAGCTGTtcatgtccgtgtgtgtgtgtgttttgctcccAGCTCCTTGTGTACGAAGTGGGGTTCCTGGTGTGTGCAGCCATCGGCGTCCTGTACATCGTCCTGATGCCCGTGACTGGTTTCTTCTTGGCGTGCTGTCGCTGCTGTGGCAACTGTGGTGGGAAGATGTACCAGAAACAGACGCCCTCCCTTCACTGTCACAGAGTAACTCTCTACTGGACTGCATTTGTCACCACAGTCATcatcctgtgagtgtgtgtgtgtttgtgctctcgCCTGTGTTTTTGGGCAGCATATCAAAGTGCTATCTAAAATTAGCATGGCATGAAGACAGTTTGAATGTGCATGTCTCACCGCCTGTGCGTGTCTCACTTGGATTATATTCAGGAAACAAATtgagtttatgtgtgtgtgtgtgtgtgtgtgtgtgcatatttctAGGGCTGGGAACATATGCATGTTCAAAAGTAATGAAGCCCTCAAAGTGAGTGTTGAGCAGAGTCAAGAGGAGCTCAACAGAACTGTAGAGAACATCCAGTCCTTCCTCTCCATTGTGCCTCAGGTGAGCTGAAGCCTCCTGCTTTGTGATGCATGGCtatggaaaatatttaaaacgcAAAGACCTCAGTGACGCAGCATTATCAGATTAGACGCGTTACATCCTGCCTCCACTGCCATCAATGTGCTGCGAGTTGAAcccttttgtgtgaaaagcaaaCAGTCCCCGGACCTCTCCAGTCAGCCCGCTGGTTAACGAGCAGCTTTGCGCCCTGCAGTGTCAATATGCGTATCTCAAGGTACGGCAGCGAGTGGGAAAAGGTTGATGGGAAAAGGCAGGGTagagttgtgtttgttgttctttATTTGCAAAGGCTGCTTTATGCGATTAGCTGGTCTAATCGGAATGCTTTACATAGTTTTTCAACCTGTATTCTATGTGCACACTTTGAAATCGTTTATTCTCCCTCGGTCGATCTCCAGCAAATCCACTACGTGGTGAATGAGAGCCAGGGAACCGTGCAGAACGTGAGCAGAAACCTAGATGGTAAGAACAGGGAACCAGTGATGCACCTTTTGATCACCAACAGTGGCGATACGATGTCTGTCCTCACACGCGTTTGTACTTCTAAGGCATTGGACCTCAGTTGGGAAACGAGATCCAGGATCGCTTCAGAGGAACCGTGAACCCAGCGCTGCACTCGGTTACAATGCTGGACCGAGGTACAGTGCACCAGCATGTTCTGTCCTCTCTCAGTCTCAGCTTGTCATCGCTTGTTTGCATATTTGCCAGGAGATCAGTTAATAGGTGGGGTTCTATATTCTTAGAAGTATACACAGACATGCTCCCTCTTAACAGACTAATAtgcaaatgaatacatttaagaaCAGTTTAatggtttttggggggggggggggtgcagtaaTTCTGCCCTTTCCAAGTTGACAAATGAAGTGCTGAGGCATCTCCTCACTTTTGATTCATGCTGGCTTTGAACATGTGCAGAAACTgactgtgtgtttttcatttttcgtgAGCAGAGACTGTAAACATCAGTCTGGAACTGAACCACCTAAACTCATCTGTGGTCCAGCTGCAGTCCAGCGTGAACCGCCTCCAGGCCAACCTCACTGCtgttaaaaatcaaatcaataacaCTTTTTCCGACCCAAACTGCATGTTGTGTAAGGACCTGCAGCCGGAGCTACAGAAGCTCACACTGGACACCACCATCACTGTAAGTGCTGATTTTGTGTAACCTCGCATGTAGCCAGGTGTAGTGCTGTTTCCTATGGAGTTGTGTGTCCGCTCGGGTGTTTTGAAGCAAGAGGAGTTGCGTCTGACGCCTGAAGTACAGACTGAGTAATAGTGTCGTTATTGGATTTGATAAAACACCACCATGAAGCAGCAAAATgtgctttgtttatttgtatttatggattcatattttattaatttacgCAGTCAAACTCTGACGTGCGCTGAGATATTGTGACGTGTGGAAATGGCTCTTCATTTCTTGGCTTTGTCTAAGCCGCTGATTTGTCCTTTGAATCCTCCCATCTGTTCTTCTCTATTCCTCCTACGCTCCCCCTAACTCTGACACATGACgactctcctctgctctcctcttttctctcacttCCTTTCCAGCCTCAtcgactttttcttttttctcatcttCTCTGCCGTCTTGTACCCGCCTCTTGtcacctctcctcttttctcatCTCAGCCCCTTTTGTACTCTGCTCTCGCTTCGTCCCTTATCTTGttttccctcatctcctcattAGTATTAAAGGGAAGGTACAGACTAATACATAATCTCCGTCAtgacaacaagaaaaaagatGAGATACCACTAAATATTCTTTGGAATCAACCCATTGTATTAAGCCCCAGTGGTTCATTATCAACCtctatgaaaacatttaaaggctGGTTCCGCTGAAGACTGCTGCCCTCTTGTGCTTGTTGTACACCGTCCTGATGGTTTGTGCCTCTGCATTGTGTCACAGGTTCCCAGTTTGAAAGAGTTCCAGTCGGCAGTGGATGAACTCAACAAAACTGATCTCAAATCCAAAATCAAGGAGGTCAGTGACTTCTGACAAACAAATACATGCCGATGATCAGCAATCTTGATAATGTGATGCCTGATTTATTGAATGAGTGGATAGTTACAGGGAAGAGTAATAATGTAGTAACTGTTAAGCTGTGCACTTTAAGGTGAAATAACACACTTGTGTCACTGACTGACTACAACAAATGGACTTTGCTTGACATATTTATATGATGTAACAGAATAATTAATTCACTGCTTTTCAGGTGAAGGGTTTCTTTGACAGCATCCCCCCGAGGGTGACCAATGAGACCAAGGATATAGTTCAAAGTAAGCACATTCACTTGCAAACACTTGAGACTGTCATTCTTTAAACAAGATTCTGTGTAACgttattgtatgtgtgtgtttttaggaaCTAAGCAGCTGTTGGGTAACATAGAAACACAGATCTCTCAGGTTACCAAGGACCTCCCTTTATCTAAATTCACCAATGTGTCGGAGATACTGAaccagctgcagagagacatCGGCAGAATCACACCAGAGGTCCAGAGATTTGAGCATATTAGGTAAAAATCTCTAATGGGCCAACACGTGTGATCAATGGAAGACAAAGCCCCAAGTCAACATGGGTTCATGCCTCCTTCAGGTGGGGGGTTTGTGTGGCCGTGTGCAGCGTGGTCCTCCTGGTGGTGGTGTGTAACTTCCTGGGTCTGGTCCTGGGCCCTCTGGGTCTGACCCCCAAAGCAAACCCCTCCGCGCGCTCCGGCACGTCGGATTGGGGAGGAACCTTCCTCATGATGTGAGTGCTGGCTTGTTGTGTCGGATTCGTTTCAGCCACATGTGGTGGGGGGGAACATCaacccctttctctcccttgcATCttgtttgacctctgacctggatGCGGTTGCAGCGGTGCAGGTTTCAGCTTCCTCTTCTCGTGGCTCTTCATGATagcggtgctgctgctgttcctggTGGGCGGGAACGTTTTCACTCTGCTCTGTCAGCCCTGGGGCGACAAACAACTGCTAAAGGTagcgataaaaaaaacaaaaacccacaccTGCACAGACAAACATCTGCAGGGATCTGAAATACAGAGCAGATGTGAGGCAGCCTCATGTGAACGTCAATGTCTCCCCTCTCCATAGTTCATCGATACTCCAGGTCTCATTCCAGAGTTGAATATCGGTGCAACTTTGGGATTAAAAAGCAACATCAGTATTTCTGGTATCTACAGGTTTGTGATGCCAATTCACCTCCCATCAGAACAAATGCATAATATTGATGggattgtacacacacacacacacacacacacacacacacacacacacacacacacacacacacaattagttTCTTGTTGCTATTTTGACACATCCtactagttttttttaaacattttctttctttatgggTCTAAAGCTAGTGGGATTCATTAAGCACGGTACATGTATTATTGTCATTACGTGTACTAATATAATGGACTTGATGTTAATGTTTGCAGAGACTGTAAGAAAAACCAGCCTCTGTGGACAACGCTCCACCTGTATGAGCTCATAAACCTCGACGACCTGCTCAATGTCACTAAAGTGAGTTTCCTGACGGTCCTTTTTCAATTATTCAAAACAAATAATCCCAATACAATAACTTTATTAAATGCATGTTGAAATGTTTGGGCCACATACTCAGTACACAGATGAGATTAAGCAGCACTTTGAGAATACAGACATCTCTCTGTCCACCATCAATCTCTTGAGCCCTGAAGTTAAAAACCAGCTCAGAAGCTTCTCCAACAAGGCTACAAAAATCGACGCCTCCGCTTTCATGCAGCAGGTAGGAATCGTTCATTAGGTTTTTTTGATGATTCTTTGTGAAGATGTATCATCAATACATGTATCCACCGGGACATGACGTTGCCATCTGGTGTTTCTTGCTTGTCTCTTTCAGATGAACAACATTTCCAGAATCAATCTGAATGAAACAGCAAATAAACTTGATCAGCTTGCTGTTTTTCAAGTGAGTTGCATTAATGTAATACATAATTACACTGCTGCTTCTCTGTGCTACATGTCACATGATTCCTCACTGAATACAGTTTTCTTTCACATAAAACAACCATTTTCTTGTTTCTAGACAAACAGTGATAGTCAAAACCAGCTCAGAAAGGAGGCCCGGGACCTGAGGCAGATCCAGACGGACATAGATACGATCATCATGCCACAACTGGTGAGAAGCCTGCCCCATCTCAGCTCTGCCAACCTCCTTATTTTGGTTTCCCCACGTTGGTCATCCATCTGAATTTAAACATGGACATGTAACTGCTCCTGCCATCAGGAAAACCTGAACTCAAGCATCCAGAGCCTCGGATCCACGGCGGAAAAAATCAATGTGAGTGCAATCGCCAAACACCCGAAACCGCCATGGATAAAgtatttcttctctttctctttcttcctgcGGCTCACTCTCTCCTCTGCGGCTCCTCCAGGGGACGATACAGGAGGTGCTGAGCAACGTTGGAGCAGCACAAGACTTCCTCAACACAAATACGACACAGATCGTTAAGACCGTGAGTAGAGTCACATGAGTTGGAGCGAGCAGTGGTCCATGTGGTCTGTTATTGCCTCTGGTCAGCCACTCGTTTAGCCAGAGGGGGCAAGGAGGAGGTGTGCTGCTTgctaaattacatttaatgatTAATGATGAATAAACCTCATGACCAGATACTTGAAATATCCAGTTGCACTTACACctttttaattataaaatattttaattcagACTTTTAGCGAAAGTGTCCAGCTTTACGCTGCAGTCATCTGGGTCTATTTTGAGCTATTGCAGAGATGTATAAATATTTGAGAACTTTCCTGTACAGACGATAGCTCTCAGTTAGTCATTGTTGGGGGTTTTGGTCCTTTTGGAGGCTTTATTGACAATaacataaattattttaatgttggATGGATTATTTAAGATTTGCCTCTGTGCATAAAATGTACTCTATAAATAACCCAATCGTCTTGACTCGCCTAATCATACTGCCAATGCAGTTATTCATGGGTCACTTCAGAGCATTTACACAGAATTCCACATGCTGAGATGACTCATGACCTCCCACATAAAGCAGGAAGAAAATGTGTggaattcccttttttttatcccctGATCCTAGGAGAGCAGAACCTTTTTGGACTGTCAGCTGGGTTACTTCATTAACTATGTTGACTGGGCCAATGTTAcggtaaattgtgtttttttacacaaacaaagCATGTGGCCGGTGTCTGTTTGGTTTGTACTCTAACTGATCCGTGTTCCCCCCCTTAGATCACACAGCAGGTGGGCCGCTGTGGGCCGGTGGCGGGAGCCGTGGACTCGATTGAGATTATCCTTTGCTCATACATAGTGGAGTCTCTGGTGAGGGTTGCATATGTCCACCTACATCTGTACACGGTCCAAAATAATTGATGCTATTTTGGCCAAATACTCTGGGTTGTAGCAACAAGCGTGAGTGATGGTGATGTTTGTGGTTGTCCCCATGCTGCGTCTCCTTAGAATGCGTTCTGGTTCAGTCTGGGCTGGTGTATGATCTTCTTCATCCCCAGCATCATCTTTTCTATCAAACTGTCCAAG
This portion of the Gasterosteus aculeatus chromosome 6, fGasAcu3.hap1.1, whole genome shotgun sequence genome encodes:
- the prom2 gene encoding prominin-2, which translates into the protein MGLCDSVRGHRSRGGAAALVAAAGVLLLRLSLAQSVPPPTACPAAAAPGGLTQPEYQKTAKEDGSVGFMASLVQSFLRTVQPNPFPEDLILEIANNLKRQLNQEFTKELLVYEVGFLVCAAIGVLYIVLMPVTGFFLACCRCCGNCGGKMYQKQTPSLHCHRVTLYWTAFVTTVIILAGNICMFKSNEALKVSVEQSQEELNRTVENIQSFLSIVPQQIHYVVNESQGTVQNVSRNLDGIGPQLGNEIQDRFRGTVNPALHSVTMLDRETVNISLELNHLNSSVVQLQSSVNRLQANLTAVKNQINNTFSDPNCMLCKDLQPELQKLTLDTTITVPSLKEFQSAVDELNKTDLKSKIKEVKGFFDSIPPRVTNETKDIVQRTKQLLGNIETQISQVTKDLPLSKFTNVSEILNQLQRDIGRITPEVQRFEHIRWGVCVAVCSVVLLVVVCNFLGLVLGPLGLTPKANPSARSGTSDWGGTFLMIGAGFSFLFSWLFMIAVLLLFLVGGNVFTLLCQPWGDKQLLKFIDTPGLIPELNIGATLGLKSNISISGIYRDCKKNQPLWTTLHLYELINLDDLLNVTKYTDEIKQHFENTDISLSTINLLSPEVKNQLRSFSNKATKIDASAFMQQMNNISRINLNETANKLDQLAVFQTNSDSQNQLRKEARDLRQIQTDIDTIIMPQLENLNSSIQSLGSTAEKINGTIQEVLSNVGAAQDFLNTNTTQIVKTESRTFLDCQLGYFINYVDWANVTITQQVGRCGPVAGAVDSIEIILCSYIVESLNAFWFSLGWCMIFFIPSIIFSIKLSKYYRRMKYSDEYDDHLIMSQIPRAQMKFT